TAATACAAATGAAACTTATAAGAATGAAAAAGTATATGTTAGTATTATACAAGATATTAATGACGATGAAATAATAATATCTGCTCCGGTTGAAAATGGAAAAATTATTCCTCTAGAGGTAGGAGCATCTTATATCTTATCTATATATACTAAAGGTGGATTATATAAATGTAAGTCTTCAGTTAAGAATAGGTATAAGAAAAAAGAGTTACATTTGATTACAATGGAAGTTAACTCTGCAATGGAGAAAAGCCAAAGAAGACAATATTTCAGGTTGGAATGCATTCTTTCAATTCTTTTTGCAGATATAAATGAAGATACATGGAGTGAAGGACTAATTGTAGATATAAGTGGTGGAGGGTTAAGATTTACTTCTAAAAAGAAGATGGAAGCTGGATCTACATTAAAATGTAAATTAAACTTAAACAGTAAAAGCAAAGTAGATACTATAGAACTTAAAGGTAATGTAATATTATCTGATATAGTAGACTTTGAGACAATGAAATATGAAACAAGAATTATGTTTGATGATATTTCAAATGAGGACAGAGAAAAGATAATTAAATTTATCTTTGAAGAAGAGCGCAAGAGACGAAAGCGAAAAAAAGGACTGTGATGATATGGGCATAATGAAGAAAAAAATACTCGTTATTGATGACTCTGCATTCATGAGAAGAGTTATATCTGATATAATTAAAAGTGATTCTAGGTGTGAGGTAATAGGAACTGCAAAAAATGGAAAAGAAGGGATTGCAAAGATAAAGGAGTTAAATCCAGATGTTGTAACCCTTGATATTGAAATGCCGATTATGAATGGTTTACAGATGCTAGAACAACTAAAAGTTCTTAACCTTAATGTTCCAGTAATTGTAATGAGTACTTTAGCTATTGAAGGAAGACAGGAGACTATTAAAGCACTTGAACTTGGAGCAATTGATTTTGTTACTAAACCTCAAAACATATTCAAAGTCAATACAGAGGAAATGAAAAATAGGTTAATTGAAAAATTATTAATGGCAGTTAATATTAATAATTCAGGAATGGCTCAATTAAAACCTATTGAATCAATTGAAAAAAGGTCAAAACCATTCAATCAAACCAGGAAAAAAGGCTGTTTATGTAAAAATAAAATAGTTGCTATTGGTTGTTCAACTGGTGGACCTAGGGCACTTCAGTATGTCTTGCCATATTTACCTAGTAATTTAGATGCAGGGATTATTATTGTACAACATATGCCAGCAGGATTTACAAAGTCTCTAGCTGATAGACTTAATCAATTGAGTGATATACACATAAAAGAGGCTGAAGATGGTGATGTGATTGAAAATGGTACAGCTTATATTGCACCAGGTAATTACCATATGAAGGTAATCCAAGATAGCAATTGCAAGATGATTATAAGATTATCAAAAGATGAACCTCTTAGAGGACATAGGCCAGCTGTAGATGTAATGATGAATTCTTTGGTTGACGTTAATATCAAAGATCTTACAGGTGTAATCATGACAGGTATGGGAAGTGATGGAACTGAAGGTCTTGATAATCTTAAAAAAAGCCATAAGATTCATATAATCGCTCAAAATGAAGAAACATGTGTTGTATATGGAATGCCCAAAGCGGTTGTTGCTAAGGGTATTGCTGATGAAATAGTACCATTAGAATCAATATCAGACTCAATACTTAAGAAAGTGGGGGTGCTTTAATTTGGATATAAGCCAATATCTAGAAATATTTATCGAAGAATCAAAGGAACATTTACAAAGTTTAAATGAATCGTTATTGGAACTGGAAAAGAACACGGATAACGTAGAATTAATTAATGAAGTTTTTAGAGTTGCTCATACTTTGAAAGGTATGGCCGCTACAATGGGATATAAACGGATGCAGAAATTAACACATGATATGGAAAATGTGTTATCTGAAATTAGGAATGGAAGTATAAAAGTAGAAGCTAATCTACTAGATGTACTATTTCAATGTCTAGAT
The window above is part of the Vallitalea guaymasensis genome. Proteins encoded here:
- a CDS encoding flagellar brake protein; this translates as MTHKALALGDKVEVSRLKFNTNETYKNEKVYVSIIQDINDDEIIISAPVENGKIIPLEVGASYILSIYTKGGLYKCKSSVKNRYKKKELHLITMEVNSAMEKSQRRQYFRLECILSILFADINEDTWSEGLIVDISGGGLRFTSKKKMEAGSTLKCKLNLNSKSKVDTIELKGNVILSDIVDFETMKYETRIMFDDISNEDREKIIKFIFEEERKRRKRKKGL
- a CDS encoding protein-glutamate methylesterase/protein-glutamine glutaminase; translated protein: MKKKILVIDDSAFMRRVISDIIKSDSRCEVIGTAKNGKEGIAKIKELNPDVVTLDIEMPIMNGLQMLEQLKVLNLNVPVIVMSTLAIEGRQETIKALELGAIDFVTKPQNIFKVNTEEMKNRLIEKLLMAVNINNSGMAQLKPIESIEKRSKPFNQTRKKGCLCKNKIVAIGCSTGGPRALQYVLPYLPSNLDAGIIIVQHMPAGFTKSLADRLNQLSDIHIKEAEDGDVIENGTAYIAPGNYHMKVIQDSNCKMIIRLSKDEPLRGHRPAVDVMMNSLVDVNIKDLTGVIMTGMGSDGTEGLDNLKKSHKIHIIAQNEETCVVYGMPKAVVAKGIADEIVPLESISDSILKKVGVL